A DNA window from Sphingomonas profundi contains the following coding sequences:
- a CDS encoding aromatic ring-hydroxylating oxygenase subunit alpha, producing MEPSLPSDAYVTAAGFAADAARILTRDWFCAGRVEDVAAPGDHVVLEIAGESILVTRTRTGDLRAFYNVCRHRGSSLCDGANDARWGVSLNGGVVGGVIRCPYHGWSYGLDGALLATPQMRVDKAAFGLHPVGVETWGGFLFLNLTPATAADLADALGEAPRRLGNYPLADLRTGRTIRYDVAANWKLILENYNECYHCAGVHPELCDLVPGFREAGGSQLDWEAGISHRPGATTYTASGTTARATFPGLTAEEQVRHKGELLYPNLMLSVSSDHAAAFLLWPLAADRTRIECRFLFHRDEIARDGFDPADAVDFWDMVNRQDWAVCERVQRGMGARVHDHGWYSPMEDASLDIRRYVARHAE from the coding sequence ATGGAACCTTCGCTACCCAGCGACGCCTATGTCACCGCCGCGGGCTTCGCCGCCGATGCGGCACGCATCCTGACGCGCGACTGGTTCTGCGCGGGCCGCGTCGAGGATGTCGCGGCGCCCGGCGATCATGTCGTGCTGGAGATCGCAGGCGAGAGCATCCTCGTCACCCGCACCCGCACCGGAGACCTGCGCGCATTCTACAACGTCTGCCGGCATCGTGGATCCAGCCTGTGCGACGGCGCCAACGATGCGCGATGGGGCGTGAGCCTGAACGGCGGTGTGGTCGGCGGGGTGATCCGCTGCCCCTATCACGGCTGGTCCTACGGACTGGACGGCGCGCTGCTGGCAACGCCGCAGATGCGCGTGGACAAGGCGGCGTTCGGCCTCCACCCGGTCGGCGTCGAGACCTGGGGCGGGTTCCTGTTCCTCAATCTCACCCCGGCGACCGCGGCCGATCTCGCCGACGCGCTGGGCGAGGCGCCGCGCCGGCTCGGCAATTATCCGCTTGCGGATCTGCGCACGGGACGGACGATCCGATATGATGTCGCGGCGAACTGGAAGCTGATCCTCGAGAACTACAACGAATGCTATCATTGCGCAGGCGTGCATCCGGAGCTGTGCGATCTGGTTCCCGGATTTCGCGAGGCGGGCGGCAGCCAGCTCGATTGGGAGGCGGGCATTTCCCACCGCCCCGGCGCGACCACCTACACGGCAAGCGGCACCACCGCGCGCGCCACCTTCCCCGGTCTGACCGCCGAGGAACAGGTCCGTCACAAGGGTGAGCTGCTCTATCCCAACCTGATGCTGAGCGTGTCGAGCGATCATGCCGCCGCCTTTCTGCTGTGGCCGCTGGCGGCGGACCGCACCCGCATCGAATGCCGCTTCCTGTTCCACCGCGACGAGATCGCCCGCGACGGTTTCGATCCGGCCGACGCCGTCGACTTCTGGGACATGGTCAATCGCCAGGACTGGGCCGTGTGCGAACGCGTCCAGCGCGGCATGGGCGCGCGCGTCCACGATCACGGCTGGTACTCGCCGATGGAGGATGCCAGCCTCGACATCCGCCGCTACGTCGCGCGCCACGCCGAGTAG
- a CDS encoding TetR family transcriptional regulator C-terminal domain-containing protein: protein MTRILARPARQAPELRRRDLLEVTMRCLAELGPRGATGREICRRAGVSHGLLRHYFVNPENLLLETYQQLCDHFIARFEAALAEPALDPWAAFDRFFAVLFFDDWASKDILGAWIAFWTLVRGNADFAGVSESYNDRLRALLTSALRRLPGDRPMPDRQAVPILSAVMDGIWLDFCLAPDRLPPEQALALCNAALRRIAA from the coding sequence ATGACGCGGATCCTGGCCCGGCCCGCGCGACAGGCGCCCGAACTGCGCCGGCGGGATCTGCTGGAAGTGACGATGCGCTGCCTCGCCGAACTCGGCCCGCGCGGGGCGACCGGGCGCGAGATCTGCCGGCGCGCGGGGGTGTCGCACGGCCTGCTGCGGCATTATTTCGTCAATCCCGAAAATCTGCTGCTGGAGACCTACCAGCAGCTGTGCGACCATTTCATCGCCAGGTTCGAGGCGGCGCTGGCCGAGCCCGCGCTGGATCCGTGGGCGGCGTTCGATCGCTTCTTCGCGGTTCTGTTCTTCGACGACTGGGCGAGCAAGGACATCCTCGGCGCATGGATCGCCTTCTGGACCCTGGTGCGCGGCAACGCCGATTTCGCCGGCGTGAGCGAAAGCTACAACGATCGCCTGCGGGCGCTGCTGACATCGGCCCTGCGCCGGTTGCCGGGTGACAGGCCGATGCCGGACAGGCAGGCGGTGCCGATCCTGTCGGCGGTGATGGACGGCATCTGGCTGGACTTCTGCCTCGCGCCCGATCGGCTGCCGCCGGAACAGGCGCTGGCGCTGTGCAATGCGGCTTTGCGGCGGATCGCGGCCTAG
- a CDS encoding tetratricopeptide repeat-containing sulfotransferase family protein, with product MTTGNARPREATGTLEAAIAHTRLLLARDPALALAQTEEILRVVREDSAALLLRGQALAALGRAREAVTALRRAAERDRGSAGVWRALADQLVLTGDGAAADAAYARAIRASVHVPVLIEAAEALVDNRLAVAERLLKPHLKAHPTDVAAIRMLAELAGRIGRNADAEALLRRAIELAPSFAPARFNLATLLYRTNQLPAALEQLRRLAAEEPGNAAYRNLAAAALAQLGDTAEAIDHFEAVLGAHPDYTRIRLSYGHALKTVGRQGDSVAAYRRCIADAPGFGEAWWSLANLKTVRLGDDDVAAMTAALALPTLSPEDRLHLHFALGKAEEDAGRVEAAFGHYATANRLRLELVPYDPAETCERVDRTIALFTGPFLAARVSQGCPAPDPIFVLGMPRAGSTLIEQILASHPRVEGTQELPDIQMMAQRLGLDAPYPACLATLNAAALRALGEEYLDRARAHRKTDRPFFVDKMPNNWLHIGLIQLILPNARIVDARRHPIACGFSNFKQHFARGQAFAYDLGHMGRYYADYVRLMAHFDAVLPGRIHRVFHEALVADTESEVRRLLAALGLPFDPACLRFHETERPVRTASSEQVRRPISRSGIDAWRAFAPWLEPLRTALGPVVAEYPHP from the coding sequence GTGACGACCGGAAACGCACGACCGCGCGAGGCGACGGGGACGCTGGAAGCGGCGATCGCTCACACCCGCCTGCTGCTGGCACGCGATCCGGCGCTGGCGCTGGCGCAGACCGAAGAGATATTGCGGGTGGTGCGCGAGGATTCCGCCGCGCTGCTGCTGCGCGGGCAGGCGCTGGCGGCGCTGGGCCGTGCGCGCGAGGCGGTGACGGCGCTGCGCCGGGCGGCCGAGCGCGATCGGGGATCGGCCGGGGTGTGGCGCGCGCTGGCCGACCAGCTCGTCCTCACCGGCGACGGCGCCGCGGCGGACGCGGCCTATGCGCGCGCGATCCGCGCGTCGGTTCACGTGCCGGTGCTGATCGAGGCGGCCGAGGCGCTGGTCGACAATCGCCTCGCGGTGGCCGAACGGCTGCTCAAGCCGCACCTTAAAGCGCATCCCACCGACGTCGCCGCGATCCGCATGCTGGCCGAGCTGGCGGGCCGGATCGGCCGCAACGCCGATGCCGAGGCGCTGCTGAGGCGCGCGATCGAGCTGGCGCCGAGCTTCGCGCCCGCCCGCTTCAATCTCGCCACCCTGCTCTACCGCACCAACCAGCTGCCCGCCGCGCTGGAACAGCTCCGCCGCCTCGCTGCCGAGGAGCCGGGCAACGCCGCCTATCGCAACCTCGCCGCCGCGGCGCTCGCACAACTGGGCGACACCGCGGAGGCGATCGATCATTTCGAGGCGGTGCTGGGCGCACATCCCGATTACACCAGGATCCGCCTGAGCTATGGCCACGCGCTGAAGACGGTAGGCCGGCAGGGCGACAGCGTGGCCGCCTACCGCCGCTGCATCGCCGACGCGCCGGGCTTCGGCGAGGCATGGTGGAGCCTCGCCAACCTCAAGACCGTGCGCCTCGGCGACGACGACGTGGCGGCGATGACGGCGGCACTGGCGCTCCCCACGCTCTCGCCCGAGGATCGCCTTCACCTCCACTTCGCGCTTGGCAAGGCGGAGGAGGATGCCGGTCGCGTCGAGGCGGCGTTCGGCCACTACGCCACCGCCAACCGGCTGCGCCTGGAGCTCGTCCCATATGATCCCGCCGAGACTTGCGAACGCGTCGATCGCACGATCGCCCTGTTCACCGGCCCGTTCCTCGCCGCCCGCGTAAGCCAGGGCTGCCCGGCACCCGATCCGATCTTCGTGCTCGGCATGCCCCGCGCCGGATCGACCCTGATCGAACAGATCCTCGCCAGTCACCCTCGGGTGGAAGGCACGCAGGAACTGCCCGATATCCAGATGATGGCGCAGCGCCTCGGGCTGGACGCGCCGTATCCCGCGTGCCTCGCCACCTTGAACGCCGCCGCCCTTCGCGCGCTCGGCGAGGAGTATCTCGATCGCGCGCGGGCGCACCGCAAGACCGACCGACCCTTCTTCGTCGACAAGATGCCAAACAACTGGCTGCACATCGGGCTGATCCAGCTGATTCTGCCGAACGCCCGGATCGTCGATGCCCGACGTCATCCGATCGCCTGCGGCTTCTCCAATTTCAAACAGCATTTCGCGCGTGGTCAGGCCTTCGCCTATGATCTCGGGCATATGGGGCGTTACTATGCCGACTATGTCAGGCTGATGGCGCATTTCGACGCCGTTCTGCCCGGCCGCATCCACCGCGTCTTTCACGAAGCGCTGGTCGCGGATACCGAAAGCGAGGTGCGCCGCCTGCTCGCCGCTCTCGGCCTGCCGTTCGATCCCGCCTGCCTGCGCTTCCACGAAACCGAGCGGCCGGTGCGCACCGCGAGTTCGGAGCAGGTGCGTCGCCCGATCAGCCGCTCCGGCATCGATGCGTGGCGCGCGTTCGCGCCGTGGCTGGAGCCGTTGCGCACCGCGCTGGGGCCGGTCGTTGCCGAATATCCTCACCCCTGA
- a CDS encoding phytoene desaturase family protein, which produces MALREGYDAVIVGGGHNGLTAAAYLARAGRSVIVLERRGVLGGACVTEEVDAVAAPGARVSSCSYIASMLMPTVIRDLDLGRHGLAMVPCDPILTVPLEDGSIIRWWADTDRTAAEIARYSPRDAVAFVRVERELKALAAYLQPFFLEPPPDLAATGVARLKEGWRVARRFRRMQGPEMARLIAFLTGSLGDFLDRHFESAAVKRMILANNVYGKHGGPYDPGSAGGLLFHLLAGGDDAVQGFNGHVMGGMGAITAAIASAARAHGAELVTDAPVASIRIDHARATGVTLADGRTVSARAVLSNADPKRTFLGLVAPEHLADDFRRDIAAIRMAGPCAKLNLVLSGEPTVPGRPADATPAERSLLSITPSLEGAQRIAEAARRGAIADELWIDCVLPSLVDPGLCPPGQQVMTCFIQYLPFDLAEGDWDGRREELIDRIVAQIARHMPDLPGLIVARRLLSPLDLERTYDLTEGNIFHGDLNLGQLFSMRPVPGYSQYRSPIAGLYLCGAGAHPGGGVTGAPGHNAAQAVLKDLGRRR; this is translated from the coding sequence TTGGCTTTGCGCGAAGGCTACGATGCCGTCATCGTCGGCGGCGGCCACAACGGGCTGACCGCCGCCGCCTATCTCGCCAGGGCCGGCAGATCGGTGATCGTGCTGGAGCGGCGCGGCGTGCTGGGCGGCGCCTGCGTGACCGAGGAGGTCGATGCCGTCGCCGCGCCGGGCGCCCGCGTCTCGTCCTGCTCGTACATCGCCAGCATGCTGATGCCCACCGTGATCCGCGATCTCGATCTGGGGCGGCACGGCCTCGCGATGGTGCCGTGCGATCCGATACTGACCGTGCCGCTGGAAGACGGCAGCATCATCCGCTGGTGGGCCGATACCGATCGCACCGCCGCCGAGATCGCCCGCTACTCGCCGCGCGATGCGGTGGCGTTCGTCCGCGTCGAGCGCGAGCTGAAGGCGCTTGCCGCCTACCTCCAGCCCTTCTTTCTCGAACCGCCGCCCGATCTTGCCGCCACCGGGGTTGCGCGGCTGAAGGAAGGCTGGCGCGTCGCCAGACGCTTCCGCCGGATGCAGGGGCCGGAGATGGCGCGGCTGATCGCCTTCCTCACCGGCAGCCTCGGTGATTTCCTCGACCGCCATTTCGAGTCGGCGGCGGTCAAGCGGATGATCCTGGCCAACAACGTCTACGGCAAGCATGGCGGCCCCTATGATCCCGGATCGGCGGGCGGCCTGCTGTTCCACCTGCTCGCCGGCGGGGACGATGCGGTGCAGGGCTTCAACGGCCATGTCATGGGCGGAATGGGCGCGATCACCGCCGCGATCGCCTCTGCGGCGCGGGCGCATGGCGCGGAACTGGTGACGGACGCGCCCGTCGCATCGATCCGGATCGATCACGCGCGCGCCACCGGCGTCACGCTGGCCGACGGGCGCACGGTGAGCGCGCGGGCGGTGCTGTCGAACGCCGACCCCAAGCGCACCTTCCTCGGCCTGGTCGCGCCCGAGCATCTTGCCGACGATTTCCGCCGCGACATCGCCGCGATCAGGATGGCCGGCCCGTGCGCCAAGCTCAACCTCGTCCTGTCCGGCGAACCGACCGTGCCCGGCCGCCCGGCCGATGCCACGCCGGCCGAGCGCAGCCTGCTCTCGATCACCCCCAGCCTGGAAGGCGCGCAGCGGATCGCCGAGGCGGCGCGGCGCGGCGCGATCGCCGACGAACTGTGGATCGACTGCGTCCTTCCCAGTCTGGTCGATCCCGGCCTGTGCCCGCCCGGCCAGCAGGTGATGACCTGCTTCATCCAATATCTGCCGTTCGATCTGGCCGAGGGCGATTGGGACGGCCGGCGCGAGGAGCTGATCGATCGCATCGTCGCGCAGATCGCACGGCACATGCCCGACCTGCCCGGCCTGATCGTGGCGCGGCGGCTGCTCAGCCCGCTGGATCTGGAGCGGACCTACGACCTCACCGAAGGCAACATCTTTCACGGCGATCTGAACCTGGGGCAGCTGTTCTCGATGCGGCCGGTGCCGGGCTACTCGCAATATCGCTCGCCGATCGCGGGGCTGTATCTATGCGGGGCCGGCGCGCATCCTGGCGGCGGCGTGACCGGCGCGCCGGGGCATAATGCGGCGCAGGCGGTGCTCAAAGATCTCGGGCGGAGGCGGTAG
- a CDS encoding aromatic ring-hydroxylating oxygenase subunit alpha yields the protein MIADLHAHDVPDPDAGWGLPAWTYADPEYFAVEMARVMRPSWQVVCHESDVPNVGDFHTLDYLGESVVVIRGQDGALRAFTNVCRHRGARLLDGPSGCTRRIVCPYHAWTYDLDGRLAGVPMRASYPTLDMAAQGLVGVAIELWHGFVFVRLEDDGGPSVATMMAPYEAEVAPYRFADLRAFGRVTLRPRAVNWKNIGDNYSDGLHITVAHPGLRRLMGDGYGVESTGLVDKMWGPIEQRPSADRSERAYQHFLPDVPHLPPARQRLWTYFKLWPNVAFDIYPDQVDFMQWLPVSPTETLIREIAYALPDGRREMKAARYLNWRINRQVNAEDTGLVARVQQGMASASFTAGPLSESEVALRAFAGRIRRLIPEARHPQPPLPGWSRRPRAVQPA from the coding sequence ATGATCGCCGATCTCCACGCGCACGACGTGCCCGATCCCGACGCCGGCTGGGGCCTGCCGGCGTGGACCTATGCCGATCCCGAATATTTCGCTGTCGAGATGGCGCGGGTGATGCGGCCGTCGTGGCAGGTGGTGTGCCACGAAAGCGATGTGCCGAACGTCGGCGATTTCCACACGCTCGACTATCTCGGCGAGAGCGTGGTGGTGATCCGGGGGCAGGATGGCGCCTTGCGCGCATTCACCAACGTCTGCCGGCATCGCGGCGCGCGCCTGCTTGACGGGCCTTCCGGCTGCACGCGCAGGATCGTCTGCCCCTATCACGCCTGGACCTATGACCTGGACGGGCGCTTGGCGGGGGTGCCGATGCGCGCCAGCTATCCGACGTTGGACATGGCGGCGCAGGGGCTCGTCGGCGTCGCGATCGAGCTGTGGCACGGCTTCGTCTTCGTCCGGCTGGAGGATGACGGCGGCCCTTCGGTCGCGACGATGATGGCGCCCTACGAGGCGGAGGTCGCGCCCTACCGCTTCGCCGACCTGCGCGCCTTCGGGCGGGTCACGCTGCGGCCGCGCGCGGTGAACTGGAAGAATATCGGCGACAATTATTCCGACGGCCTGCACATTACCGTGGCGCATCCCGGCCTCCGGCGGCTGATGGGCGACGGCTATGGCGTCGAGTCGACGGGCCTCGTCGACAAGATGTGGGGGCCGATCGAGCAGCGCCCCTCGGCCGACCGCTCAGAGCGCGCGTACCAGCATTTCCTGCCCGACGTGCCCCATCTGCCACCCGCGCGGCAGCGGCTGTGGACCTATTTCAAGCTGTGGCCGAACGTCGCCTTCGACATCTATCCGGATCAGGTCGACTTCATGCAGTGGCTGCCCGTCTCGCCCACCGAGACACTGATCCGCGAGATCGCTTATGCCCTTCCAGACGGGCGTCGCGAGATGAAGGCGGCGCGCTATCTCAACTGGCGGATCAACCGGCAGGTCAATGCGGAGGACACCGGGCTGGTCGCACGCGTGCAGCAGGGCATGGCCTCGGCCAGCTTCACCGCCGGGCCGCTGAGCGAGAGCGAGGTCGCGCTGCGCGCCTTCGCCGGCCGCATCCGCCGCCTGATCCCGGAGGCGCGGCACCCACAGCCACCGCTGCCGGGCTGGAGCCGGCGCCCGCGCGCGGTGCAGCCGGCATGA
- a CDS encoding metal-dependent hydrolase family protein, producing the protein MALSKMLIGVAAALLAMPAQAATSYVRAGRLIDTEKGVVLTDRLIRIDDGRVAAIMPYAPPPAGATVLDWSGYTVLPGLIDMHTHLADWGQTNNVAEPLLHSAQEIAYVGARNARTTLRAGFTSVHDVGCFRAFSDVELRNAIARGDVEGPRMSVVGAYITTPGGGGEVTGFAPDVTVPADMRVGVASGPDEVRRKVNYLFQHGVDSIKLIATGAVLAEGTEPGQQELTEAEMHAAVEAAAARGGWVTAHAHGAEGIKAAIRAGVRSIEHASLIDDEGIALAKAKGVFLDMDVYNGDYIEEIGTKEGWPAGYLRKNRETTDAQRAGFAKAVKAGVKLSFGTDAGVYPHGKNARQFRYMVRFGMTPMQAIQAATVTSAALLGWSRDVGALSPGHYADMVAVARDPLADVSALESVDHVMKGGAVVR; encoded by the coding sequence ATGGCCCTATCGAAGATGCTGATCGGCGTGGCGGCGGCCCTGCTCGCGATGCCCGCGCAGGCCGCGACCAGCTATGTCCGCGCGGGCCGCCTGATCGATACCGAGAAGGGTGTCGTGCTGACGGACCGGCTGATCCGCATCGATGACGGTCGCGTCGCCGCGATCATGCCCTATGCGCCGCCACCCGCCGGTGCGACCGTGCTCGACTGGTCGGGCTATACCGTGCTGCCCGGCTTGATCGACATGCACACCCATCTCGCCGACTGGGGCCAGACCAACAACGTCGCCGAACCGCTGCTGCACAGCGCGCAGGAGATCGCCTATGTCGGTGCGCGCAACGCCCGGACGACCCTGCGCGCCGGCTTCACCAGCGTTCACGATGTCGGCTGCTTCCGCGCGTTCAGCGATGTCGAGCTGCGCAACGCGATCGCGCGCGGCGATGTCGAGGGGCCGCGGATGAGCGTGGTCGGCGCCTATATCACCACGCCGGGCGGCGGCGGCGAGGTGACGGGCTTCGCGCCCGACGTGACGGTGCCCGCCGACATGCGCGTCGGCGTGGCGAGCGGGCCGGACGAGGTGCGGCGCAAGGTGAACTACCTGTTCCAGCACGGCGTCGACTCGATCAAGCTGATCGCCACCGGCGCGGTGCTGGCCGAGGGCACCGAGCCCGGCCAGCAGGAACTGACCGAGGCCGAGATGCACGCCGCGGTCGAAGCGGCGGCGGCGCGGGGCGGGTGGGTGACGGCGCACGCCCACGGCGCCGAGGGGATCAAGGCGGCGATCCGCGCCGGCGTCCGCTCGATCGAGCACGCCTCGCTGATCGACGACGAAGGCATCGCGCTGGCCAAGGCGAAGGGCGTGTTCCTCGACATGGACGTCTACAATGGCGACTATATCGAGGAGATCGGCACGAAGGAGGGCTGGCCCGCCGGCTATCTGCGCAAGAACCGCGAGACCACCGATGCGCAGCGCGCGGGTTTCGCCAAGGCGGTGAAGGCGGGGGTGAAGCTCAGCTTCGGCACCGATGCCGGCGTCTATCCGCACGGCAAGAACGCGCGCCAGTTCAGATATATGGTCCGCTTCGGCATGACCCCGATGCAGGCGATCCAGGCGGCCACGGTGACTTCGGCGGCACTGCTCGGGTGGAGCCGCGATGTCGGCGCGCTCTCGCCCGGCCATTATGCCGACATGGTCGCGGTGGCGCGCGATCCGCTGGCCGACGTAAGCGCGCTGGAGTCAGTCGACCATGTGATGAAGGGCGGAGCGGTGGTCCGCTAG
- a CDS encoding APC family permease codes for MAGAGSGAHPPRVLGFTDLVLFYVVTGISLRWIATAAAAGPSAIVIWIGAMLCFFVPLACAVIELSSRYPQEGGLYIWTRQAFGPLAGFMAGWSYFTSNLPYFPAVFYFDAGNALFIGGESWRHLHDDPAYFMLFSLVALAAITALNIFGLRFAKWMNNVGAVGMWLPALIVIAMGALAWTRFGSATDFSATTMTPSVQIKDMLFWASLTFALSGCEAASFMSGEIKDARRTIPRALIVGGAIIVFCYVVGTVAVLVAMPASEVNTLQGLIQAGAATALKLNMAWVIVPLAILITIGNLGAASGFLGAAARIPFVIGIERSLPPVFGRVHPRWGTPYVALMLQGGLGALFVVLGQLGTGVKGAYDVLVSMGIIAAFIPFALVFLAVIRLQREPAGPEIWRLPGGRVSSTALACLGLVTTLAGILLASMPAADEPNKPLAVAKILGLTAMLLGIGWAIYAASRRRAAREAAFA; via the coding sequence ATGGCGGGCGCGGGATCGGGAGCACATCCGCCGCGCGTGCTCGGCTTCACCGATCTCGTCCTCTTCTACGTCGTCACCGGGATCAGCCTGCGCTGGATCGCCACCGCCGCCGCGGCCGGGCCGAGCGCGATCGTCATCTGGATCGGCGCGATGCTGTGCTTCTTCGTACCGCTGGCCTGCGCGGTGATCGAGCTGTCGTCGCGCTATCCGCAGGAGGGCGGGCTCTACATCTGGACGAGGCAGGCGTTCGGCCCGCTCGCCGGCTTCATGGCGGGGTGGAGCTATTTCACCTCGAACCTGCCCTATTTTCCGGCGGTCTTCTATTTCGATGCGGGCAATGCGCTCTTCATCGGCGGGGAGAGCTGGCGGCACCTGCACGACGACCCGGCCTATTTCATGCTGTTCTCGCTGGTGGCGCTGGCCGCGATCACGGCGCTCAACATCTTCGGCCTGCGCTTCGCCAAGTGGATGAACAATGTCGGCGCGGTGGGGATGTGGCTGCCGGCGCTGATCGTGATCGCGATGGGCGCGCTGGCGTGGACGCGCTTCGGATCGGCGACCGATTTCTCCGCGACGACGATGACGCCGAGCGTGCAGATCAAGGACATGCTGTTCTGGGCCTCGCTCACCTTCGCCCTCTCGGGGTGCGAGGCGGCATCGTTCATGAGCGGCGAGATCAAGGACGCGCGCCGCACGATCCCGCGCGCGCTGATCGTGGGCGGGGCGATCATCGTCTTCTGCTACGTCGTCGGCACGGTCGCGGTGCTGGTGGCGATGCCGGCGAGCGAGGTGAACACGTTGCAGGGCCTGATTCAGGCGGGTGCGGCCACCGCGCTGAAGCTGAACATGGCATGGGTGATCGTGCCGCTGGCGATCCTGATCACGATCGGCAATCTCGGCGCGGCGAGCGGTTTCCTCGGCGCGGCGGCGCGGATACCCTTCGTGATCGGGATCGAGCGATCGCTGCCGCCGGTGTTCGGGCGGGTCCACCCGCGCTGGGGCACGCCTTATGTCGCGCTGATGCTGCAGGGCGGGCTGGGGGCGCTGTTCGTCGTTCTGGGACAGCTGGGCACCGGGGTGAAGGGGGCGTATGACGTGCTGGTCAGCATGGGTATCATCGCCGCCTTCATCCCCTTCGCGCTGGTGTTCCTCGCCGTGATCAGGTTGCAGCGGGAGCCGGCCGGGCCGGAGATCTGGCGGCTGCCCGGCGGGCGGGTCTCGTCGACGGCGCTGGCCTGCCTCGGGCTGGTGACGACGCTGGCCGGTATCCTCCTGGCGAGCATGCCGGCGGCGGACGAGCCGAACAAGCCGCTCGCCGTCGCCAAGATCCTCGGCCTCACCGCGATGCTGCTCGGCATCGGCTGGGCGATCTACGCCGCATCGCGCCGCCGCGCCGCGCGCGAGGCGGCGTTCGCCTGA